The Vigna angularis cultivar LongXiaoDou No.4 chromosome 6, ASM1680809v1, whole genome shotgun sequence genome contains the following window.
TTAATATGTTCAACAGAAGGAAGCAGAATAAGAATCAAGAAATACCATTCCAGAGAACAATTCTTGCCATATCCAAGGCAAAAACATTTGATTGGTTGGTTTGGTGTTTGTCCCTATCCTTCGAAGCTTCATTATCGATGACCAGTTAACCATGACAATGATCACCATCATGATCATGAACACAAACATATAACCATACATTTGACGACGACAACAACAAGgaatgtgtgtttgtgtgtagAGTGGTTACAATGGCAGTGCAGTATGAGTGCTGTGATGTGGAGTTTTCAAAACGCGTATTGATAATTGTGCTGCTCGTGATATTCGCTGGATTGATGTCAGGGCTCACTTTAGGCCTCATGTCATTGAGTCTCGTTGATCTTGAGGTCCTTGCAAAGTCTGGAACCCCTCACGATCGCAACAATGCTGGTGAAATTTCTCTCCTTGCCTTATGGAAACTCACCATAACGTATATTTTCTTACAATATTGGgataagtttgtttttttatgacTCCGATTGTTTGAACTTGTGTTTTGTCATAACAGCAAGGATATTGCCTGTTGTCAGGAATCAACATTTGTTGCTTTGCACACTCCTAATTTGCAATGCGGTAGCCATGGAGGTACAACTAAAATCATGTGTTAGTGTCTGCTTAATCACATGAATACACAGAAAGATCCAGCCAATTTTGGATAATGGTGTTGGTTTTGACAGGCCCTTCCAGTTTTTCTGGATAGTCTTGTTGTTTGGTGGGGTGCTATACTGATTGCGGTGACATTAATCCTTCTGTTCGGTGAGGTGAGAATTTTTTTCTgatatatgttaaattaaatgCAATGCATACATATCACAGGTTAAAAACTAAGGAGATCGCTTCCTTTTTGACACAATGTGTCTCTGAAAGTCAGAAGCTCATCCTCAAGACTTTCTACTGGCACATTCAATCTGCTTAATGATACCTTCGGTAGTGATTGCAGTCCTAACACTGCTTGGTTGCATCAGCGCATATCTTTACTCAATATATTGTAGGAATTATTGGCATGCAGATAATCAACTTGCTAGGTAACATTCTCTAACATCTGCTTACTTTTGAGAAGATTATACCTCAATCAATTTGTTCTCGGCATGGTTTAGCAATTGGTGCAACAGTGGCTCCAGCTGTTCGTGTTCTTGTATGGATATGTTTTCCTGTTGCTTATCCAATTAGTAAGGTGACACAAATTAAGCAGACTTTTTATTGATACTTCTTCAGTTTTATTTCAGTAACCAGGGACGAATTTGATTTGTTATCCATAGACTGTCTTTTCCTTCTTGAccttttttacattcatttggtACCCCAGTTGCTGGACTTTTTGCTGGGGCATCGACATGAAGCCCTTTTCCACAGAGCTGAGTTGAAGACACTTGTAAATCTGCATGGCCATGAGGTCTGTATCAGAGCTACATGATGCTTGAGGCATGCATTTATAAGTTATAAGTCTGTTTGTTCATTTTCTCTTGAAATTGAAGACTAGTCTTCAGTGCTCTTCATCTAATTCAACAGTATGCTGCAGTTCTCAACCATTTCTTTTCCAATCTGAATAATGTAACTGCGGGttatcttcttctcttctaGTTGTTTAGACTCCATTTGAACACTCATGATGCTTTGTGTTAGGCTGGAAAAGGTGGGGAACTGACACATCATGAAACAACGATCATTGCTGGAGCACTGGAACTCTCTGAGAAGATAGCCAGCGATGTCATGACTCTcataaccgaaacattttgtGTTGACATTAATTCAAAGCTTGATAGGTAGGGACAAAAGGTGTCTCAAAAAATTATCAATGTGAGTTCTAGCTTTTGTACTTTTTACAATTTTCCGTAATCAAGGGTTATTGTTACAGGTATCTGATGAATCTGATAATGGAGAATGGGCATAGCAGAGTCCCAGTCTATTATGAGCAGCCCACAAATATTATTGGACTTATCCTGGTATGCATGCAGTCTGTTGTTCTTCTTTAACCTATCGATAAAATCTATTTTGCATTGACAGTGTAAATCCACATAATAGTTTTGCATCAATTTCATTGGGATTCAACTTGTATATCAActtatttatcattttacatTAAGTTTGTTTTTAACTCTAAGCAGATACACTATGGACTTTCAGGTCAAGAATTTATTGACAATTGACCCAGAAGATGAAGCACCAGTGAAAAGTGTGACCTTGCGAAGAATTCCaaggtatttttgttttaagtttggCAAATTTACTGTAACTTGAAAAACATAAGCACTAAAATTAATGGcattatattacattaaaatacgTTCATATCTGAAGTTTACATGATTAGCAGGGTTTCAGAATCGATGCCACTGTATGATATTTTGAATGAGTTCCAAAAGGGTCATAGCCACATGGCCGTCGTCGTTAAAAACTGGGACAAGACTGAGCAAAAACCTTCCAACAATAGTTCCTACGGTAAGCACATGCTGTAATCAAGTTAAACTATGCTaacattttatttagattttctCTTCAAAACTGAACTTtttcacatcacaacatgttcTCCTTGTCTCTCTTGATAATGGCTTGAAATACACTCAGTGAGAGATTTGAGGGTGAATATTGACGGTGATAAGCCTCCCCAAGAGAATAGTATAAGAGCTAAATTGTCACACCATAAATGGAAAAGCTTTTCAAACTCAAATAATTCGAAGAGGGGTGGTTCCCAGAGCAGAAAATGGTCCAAAAATATGTACTACGATATTTTGGATATAGATGGAAATTCACTTCAAAAGCTGCCGGAAAAAGAAGAAGCTGTTGGAATAATTACAATGGAAGATGTCATCGAAGAGCTTTTACAGGTACTAAATTCATTGAGGTAACTTTTAGCAAATAAATTTGCTCACGGAATCTTGAGTTGACATCAATATTTCTTTGTAGGAGGAGATCTTTGATGAGACGGATCATCATTTTGAAGACTTCTGACAGTGATCCTTCCATACGATCATGTAGATTAGTCTTTCACATACTTGTCTTGGAGTTTAATAGCTAATAATTATTATTCCTTCTTATCCTTTTTATAGAAAACAAGTGATAATATCACttccttttttatataaaaaaaactgtgTATACAcgtatttaaaaagtatataacaGACAATTATACATTTGCAATGCGCTTGAATTGAAGTATTATTTCTGCATATGCAGTCGGTCCCCTTTACTACATATCGTTACTTATCAAGTACTTATATTTTGCAAATAATCTTGTTAGTATTGGGAAGTCTAATGATACCGTGGCTAAACTTGAAATGTcatcaacaatttcaattaTAGTCTTGAAGGACTTGGACCTTTTCTTCCCGTCAGGGTGTATATTGAAACGAAGTTTACTCCTTTGGTGTGcgtgttaaaataattttctagaTGGAAAATCCACAACACAAGTTGATATTTGTGCCATCATACACTTGAAAAAAGTGCCACCATTGAATTTTCAGCAGTCACATATTTTCTGGTTTGTCATTTTGGAAAAATTCCATGACTTGTGATGGTATGGAAGGAATGTCACCAACGAAGTGGGTGGTGCTGTAATTTTAAAGAGGTTGATGAAGATATAATGTTTATAGTGACATGGAATAAGAAAATCTCCATGATATTCATGACAGTGAGATTGACCAGATGATGATGAAACACGAGGTAAATTGCTCCCAACAAGCTAATGAGGTCTAGACAAGCAACTGATGAAGGACTAAGAAACCTAATCGCTGCAAGAGACCTACGCCCCAAGCTGAAGTTTAAAATGTTTGATAGTTGCCTAAGTAACCTTTTCTGTGGCCAAACAAGTTGGATTTGCATTTGATGTTACAGAAAATCATCTGTGCTAAGTACAAACACGAGTTTCATCCAAATCGACTGTATCCGCAAGTTACCTTCGTCTGAGAATATAAGTTACGTGAGAGCCTTAGTGATGATGTTTACTTCTTTTCTcctcccttttctttttcttatgctTAGATTTGTCCTTGGACTTGCGCCTCTTAGAATGCTCCTTGTCCGAGCTCCTAGAGTGAGACTTTTTACTCTTTTTCCGCTTTTCTTCATGAAGTTCCTCCTCATCAGAAGTATCATATGATCTCAATGACAAGGGCTTCTCCGGACCAAAAATAACACGGCGATGCCTTACATTTGGACTAGTACCAGGCTCCCCATCTGAATCAGGAGGAAGGTAAGGTCCAGTCTCATCCATCCTCGGACCAACAGCACCTCTGCCTCGTTTGGTCCTAATACAAAAATGGAGTCTCTTTAGTTCCCAAAAAAATCAGAGATATTATACTAGAGTAAGCacacatataaaacaacaaAAGGCACAAGATAGATCTAATACCTTGAGTGCAGAAACTCTTCAAGCTCTTCATCCTTTAAACCTTCCACACCATGTTCATGTTCTCTTTCACTCGGGCATGAAGTATAGACACTAGAGCTTTTATCCACTACAGCATGTCTTCCTGGGCTTCTTGATGAGTTATCATCCTTATGATTTCTGTCACTgctgtttttatcatttttatcacACTCGTATTCTCTATGACTTGAACGTGAGGCAGAGGTTCTAGTGCTGTTATCAATACCAGAATGTCTTCCTGTGCCTCTTGATAAGTTATCATCCCTATGACTTCTGTCTTTACTGCTT
Protein-coding sequences here:
- the LOC108342879 gene encoding uncharacterized protein LOC108342879 isoform X2, with amino-acid sequence MDLETENRLAAILMKEAAELRRQSEREGVLAYLRKPDVRSRPNSRFLTATVRGVQQANRAVEVNEMWRLRQKELELDKRIKEKSIDKSSKDRSHRDDNLSRGTGRHSGIDNSTRTSASRSSHREYECDKNDKNSSDRNHKDDNSSRSPGRHAVVDKSSSVYTSCPSEREHEHGVEGLKDEELEEFLHSRTKRGRGAVGPRMDETGPYLPPDSDGEPGTSPNVRHRRVIFGPEKPLSLRSYDTSDEEELHEEKRKKSKKSHSRSSDKEHSKRRKSKDKSKHKKKKREEKRSKHHH
- the LOC108342878 gene encoding DUF21 domain-containing protein At2g14520; this translates as MAVQYECCDVEFSKRVLIIVLLVIFAGLMSGLTLGLMSLSLVDLEVLAKSGTPHDRNNAARILPVVRNQHLLLCTLLICNAVAMEALPVFLDSLVVWWGAILIAVTLILLFGEIIPQSICSRHGLAIGATVAPAVRVLVWICFPVAYPISKLLDFLLGHRHEALFHRAELKTLVNLHGHEAGKGGELTHHETTIIAGALELSEKIASDVMTLITETFCVDINSKLDRYLMNLIMENGHSRVPVYYEQPTNIIGLILVKNLLTIDPEDEAPVKSVTLRRIPRVSESMPLYDILNEFQKGHSHMAVVVKNWDKTEQKPSNNSSYVRDLRVNIDGDKPPQENSIRAKLSHHKWKSFSNSNNSKRGGSQSRKWSKNMYYDILDIDGNSLQKLPEKEEAVGIITMEDVIEELLQEEIFDETDHHFEDF
- the LOC108342879 gene encoding uncharacterized protein LOC108342879 isoform X1; the protein is MILDTQMDLETENRLAAILMKEAAELRRQSEREGVLAYLRKPDVRSRPNSRFLTATVRGVQQANRAVEVNEMWRLRQKELELDKRIKEKSIDKSSKDRSHRDDNLSRGTGRHSGIDNSTRTSASRSSHREYECDKNDKNSSDRNHKDDNSSRSPGRHAVVDKSSSVYTSCPSEREHEHGVEGLKDEELEEFLHSRTKRGRGAVGPRMDETGPYLPPDSDGEPGTSPNVRHRRVIFGPEKPLSLRSYDTSDEEELHEEKRKKSKKSHSRSSDKEHSKRRKSKDKSKHKKKKREEKRSKHHH